Proteins encoded within one genomic window of Methanobacteriales archaeon HGW-Methanobacteriales-1:
- a CDS encoding DUF3892 domain-containing protein, translating to MVVLRYGISKVRYYQKRSHIDQVKVHKIIDNEVHNPETWSRNDVVLKLEAKYSFITILETSTGWDAGEDVHVIHVNGRKYIRTDRNNKESDNLKDLPEF from the coding sequence ATGGTGGTCTTACGTTATGGTATTTCTAAAGTTAGATACTATCAGAAAAGAAGTCATATTGATCAGGTTAAAGTCCATAAAATTATTGACAATGAAGTTCATAATCCTGAAACTTGGTCTCGTAATGATGTTGTTTTGAAATTAGAAGCTAAATATTCATTTATAACAATTCTTGAAACTTCTACAGGATGGGATGCAGGAGAAGATGTTCATGTAATACATGTTAATGGAAGAAAATATATTCGAACTGATAGAAATAACAAAGAATCAGATAATTTGAAAGATCTTCCTGAGTTCTAA
- a CDS encoding flavodoxin, translated as MKTLVVYYSRTGNTGEIAEEIAGALGCNIEEIMGTEDRSGPLGYMRSVYHAIMKKPTVLNEIKNDPSDFDLVVIGTPVWNMKMSTPIRTYITQNQAKFNNVAFFGTASGNAFDGTFRGMKELIGVTPTSTMGVRAKEIKNNSYSSKLNEFIKEIQ; from the coding sequence ATGAAAACATTAGTAGTTTATTATTCAAGAACTGGAAATACAGGTGAAATAGCTGAAGAAATTGCAGGTGCTTTAGGATGCAATATTGAAGAAATTATGGGCACAGAGGACCGCTCAGGCCCTCTGGGATATATGCGTTCAGTATATCATGCCATTATGAAAAAACCGACGGTTTTAAATGAAATAAAAAATGATCCTTCAGATTTTGATCTGGTAGTTATAGGAACACCGGTCTGGAACATGAAGATGTCCACACCTATCCGAACATATATCACCCAGAACCAGGCGAAATTTAATAATGTGGCCTTTTTTGGCACAGCATCGGGTAATGCTTTTGATGGAACTTTTCGGGGAATGAAAGAACTCATTGGAGTAACTCCCACAAGTACTATGGGTGTGAGAGCCAAAGAAATTAAAAATAATAGTTATTCGTCTAAATTAAATGAATTCATCAAGGAAATCCAATAA